From Hydrogenispora ethanolica, the proteins below share one genomic window:
- a CDS encoding polysaccharide deacetylase family protein → MGFALVFFINRPKTDIIYSVETRQKMVALTFDDGPHPVYTGQILDILRKYHAKATFFMVGVSMKTYPFLVEQVIAAGHSIGNHTYSHPRNLAVCSKPKIEKEIQDCQKVIRKLTGESVLIFRPPRGRLNREVVRIAQKNGYQTVLWSICGDRRTYNPQRMARRVIQNIHSGDIILLHDGTFDSRWKDVEATGFIVKALTKKGYRFVTVPELLKLTKEFSLSLSK, encoded by the coding sequence GGATATTATTTACTCCGTTGAAACCCGTCAAAAGATGGTTGCCCTCACATTCGACGATGGGCCGCATCCGGTTTATACCGGTCAAATATTGGATATCCTCCGGAAATATCATGCGAAGGCGACTTTTTTTATGGTGGGAGTCTCGATGAAAACCTACCCCTTTCTGGTGGAGCAGGTGATCGCCGCCGGCCATTCCATCGGAAATCACACCTACAGTCATCCGCGGAATTTGGCGGTTTGCTCAAAACCGAAAATTGAGAAGGAAATTCAAGACTGCCAAAAGGTGATTCGAAAGCTTACCGGCGAATCCGTTTTGATTTTTAGACCACCGCGTGGCCGCTTGAATCGGGAAGTGGTTCGGATTGCCCAAAAAAACGGGTATCAAACCGTACTATGGTCGATTTGCGGCGATCGCAGAACCTACAATCCGCAGCGGATGGCGCGGCGGGTGATTCAAAATATCCATAGCGGGGATATCATTCTGCTACACGACGGCACTTTCGATTCCCGCTGGAAAGACGTTGAAGCCACCGGATTCATCGTGAAAGCTTTGACCAAAAAAGGCTATCGTTTTGTAACGGTTCCCGAATTGCTGAAATTAACCAAAGAATTCTCTCTTTCTTTAAGTAAATAA